In a single window of the Antedon mediterranea chromosome 1, ecAntMedi1.1, whole genome shotgun sequence genome:
- the LOC140063618 gene encoding MOB-like protein phocein: MAATTETVILRRNRPGTKVEEFYGWVDQSFEEMDSTLAVQQYIQQNIRSDIGNIDKILEAPDGQDEGVWKYEHLRQFCLELNGLAVKLQVECNPETCTQMTATEQWIFLCAAHKTPKECPAIDYTRHTLDGAACLLNSNKYFPSRVSIKESSVAKLGSVCRRVYRIFSHAYFHHRTLFDEYENETHLCKRFTTFVIKYNLMSKDNLIVPILEEQQSTLTTPQNTTVTGDASPDS; this comes from the exons ATGGCAGCGACTACGGAAACAGTAATTTTGAGACGGAATCGTCCAGGAACAAAAGTAGAG GAGTTTTATGGCTGGGTTGACCAATCGTTTGAAGAGATGGACAGTACTTTAGCTGTACAGCAG TATATACAGCAGAATATAAGAAGTGACATTGGAAACATAGATAAGATTTTAGAAGCTCCTGATGGCCAAGATGAAGGTGTTTGGAAGTATGAACATTTACG acaaTTCTGTCTGGAATTGAATGGTTTAGCTGTTAAATTGCAA GTTGAGTGCAATCCAGAAACATGCACACAGATGACAGCAACTGAGCAATGGATATTCCTGTGTGCAGCTCACAAAACACCAAAAGAG TGCCCAGCAATAGATTATACTAGACATACCCTGGATGGTGCAGCATGTCTCTTGAATAGTAACAAATATTTCCCTAGCCG TGTTAGTATCAAAGAGTCATCAGTTGCAAAGCTTGGATCTGTATGTCGGAGAGTGTACAGGATATTCTCACATGCATATTTTCATCATAGGACATTGTTTGATGAATATGAG AATGAAACTCACCTGTGCAAGCGGTTTACAACATTTgtgataaaatacaatttaatgtcAAAAGATAATCTCATCGTTCCCATCCTTGAAGAGCAGCAGTCTACATTAACTACTCCACAAAACACTACAGTCACTGGAGATGCAAGCCCTGATAGTTAA